One window from the genome of Nicotiana sylvestris chromosome 9, ASM39365v2, whole genome shotgun sequence encodes:
- the LOC138877577 gene encoding uncharacterized protein has translation MAEELKKLTSRVKRVKGGKGIEGLNYEDLCIQPDVELQEGYKPPKFEMFDGIGDPKVHLRNYCDKLVGVRKDERIRIKLFMRSLTGDALSWERIEEEVDPPAATPISFEVEVATPFTVTVSTTPPFNSKVIPWDYVAEARRKGKAKMEESDATQGMTRTGRVYTPEHLGGSSKEATTKQPVIEIGPDDFWRKVLNEAYVPNNITCREMANMVGQSPDRWRLKPQYLPLDTLKRLGKGFHEIQAGIMNVKAFDGSQRATIGEINLCLQMGPT, from the exons atggccgaggaactcaagaaattgacaagtcgagttaAGCGTGTCAaaggaggcaaagggatagagggtttgaactatgaagacttatgcatacaaccggatgtagAACTAcaggagggttacaaacctcctaagttcgagatgtttgacggaataggtgatcccaaggttcatttgagaaaTTACTGCGACAAGCTCGTGGGGgtcagaaaagatgaaaggatccgaataaagctcttcatgagaagtcttactgGAGATGCCCTGTCCTG ggaaaggattgaagaag aggtagatCCACCTGCAGCCACACCTATttcatttgaagtagaagtggccacacctttcacagtgacagtatcaaccacacctcctttcaattcaaaagtaataccctgggattacgttgccgaagctaggcgaaagggaaaggcaaagatggaagaatctgatgCTACACAAGGAATGACCAGGACCGGAagggtctatacacctgaacacttgggaggatcaagtaaggaggccactaccAAGCAGCCTGTCATTGAAATAGGGCCAGATGAtttttggaggaaa gtgttaaacgaagcttacgtacccaacaatatcacctgcagagagatggccaacatggtagggcag agtcctgatcgatggaggttaaAGCCTCAATATTTGCCATTAGATACTctaaaaagattgggcaaaggtttccatgaaatacaggCAGGAATCATgaatgtgaaagcctttgatgggtctcaaagggccacgattggggagattaatctttgtttgcagatggggccaacttag